From the genome of Mycobacterium kansasii ATCC 12478:
ATTACCAGACGTCGCCCGCGCGCCAATCGCACATCAGCCCCGCCGATGTGTCCAGAGTGACCTCGACCGGCAGGACGAATACGGTGCCGTCGTCGTCGGGAGTGCGCACCGGGCCGGTGGGCGCCAGTACCGACGTCGGACCGAGCCAAGGCAACCAGCCCCGCGACGCGTATAGCCTGCGGGCTCGTGCCGAGGAGCTGAGCGCTCCGAGTTGATAGGCGCCACGTATCACCTGCTCGCCGGCGTCCAAGAGCGCCCCCACCAGCCCTTGGCCGCGCCAATCTGCACGTACGGCAACGCCTTCGATGTAACCGCAGCGTAGCGCGCCGCCCTGGTATATCAGCCGTCGCTGCACCACGGCGGCATGCGCGATGATCGCGCCGTGGTGCCAGATCAGGGCATGCATCCCGCCCAGGGCGTGTTCCCAGTCGTTTTCGGTGAAGTCGCCGGCGAAGGCGTCGGCCACCATCTGATGGATGCGCTGGCGTGTCTCGCCGTCCAGATCGGAGGTGTGCACCAAGCGCGCGGTGTGGACCTGGGCGTGCACGGGCCGGCTAACGGACCTGCGTGCGGGGCCTCGCCCATTGCAGCCGCACGTGCTGGCCCGGCCGCACCTGGGCGACCTTGTCGATGTCCTCGTCGATCACCACACCCACCACCGGGTAGCCGCCGGTAAGCGGGTGATCGGGACCCAAGATGACCGGTAAGCCATTGGGCGGCACCTGGATCGCGCCGCGGGTGGTGCCCTCACTGGGCAGCTGCCGGTCCGGGTCGCGGTGTTGCAGCGGACGCCCGACCAGCCGCGTCCCGACCCGGTCGCTGTGGTCGGAGACCACCCAGTCGGTGTGGACCAGGGCGTCGGGATCGACCACCCAGTCGTCGCGCGGACCCGGTATCGCCAGTAGCTCGACCGTGGCGCCGGTGAAGGCAGCCACCGGGGCCTGGTCGAGTTCGGGATAGTCCGCGGTGTGTTCGCCGACCGGCAGGAGGTCGCCGGCTTGCAGCGGCGCGGGGCCGATCGCCGACATCACGTCGTAGCTCCGCGAACCCAGCACCGGGGTGACGCAGATCCCGCCGCGCACGGCCAGATACGTCCGAAGCCCGGCGCGCGGCGTACCCAGCGAAATCACCTCACCATCGTGGACGTGGTGAATGCTGTTGGTGCCGAACATGATTCCGTTGACAGTCGGATCGGTGTCGGCCCCGGTCACGGCGATGTCCACGTCGCCGCCGCGAACCCGCGCCGAGAACCCGCCGAACGTGACCTCGACGGTGGCCCGATCGTCGGGGTTGGCGACCAATCGGTTGGCCAGTGTGTGGGAGCGGCGGTCGGCGGCTCCGGAGCGGCCGACACCGAGATGGGCGAGGCCGGTACGGCCGAGATCTTCGACGATGGCCAGCGGGCCGGTGCGCAGGACTTCCAGGATCGCCATGGCAGCTGCTCCTTGCTACGCGGCCCGGAACCGCACCCACATGCCCTGCATGAGCAGCGCGGGGTTGGGTCGGGTGACGTCCCACAAGACGACTTCGGTATGACCGATGATCTGCCATCCGCCCGGCGACTGGCGAGGATATATCGCGCTGAATTCGCCTGCGAGAGCGACCGATCCGGCCGGCACCACGGTTCGCGGTTCGGACTTGCGAGGCACCCGCAGCCGTGGGTCGCCGCCGATGAGATAGGCGAAACCGGGCGAGAACCCGTTGAATCCAACCCGCCACGGGGCCGCGGTGTGGGCGTTGATGATCTGTGCGGCGGTCAGGCCGGTGTGGCTGGCGACCTCGGCGAGATCCGGGCCGTCGTAGACGACGTCGATGACGGGGTGATCATCCCGGTGATCCGGCGATGGTGCCGGAGAGCCGACCGGCAATCGGCGCAGCCGCTGGCGGGTAACCCCTTGGAAGCGGGGTGCGGCCAATTTGACCAACACCGTCCGCAAAGCCGGAACGACGTCGACCACTCCCGGCAGGGCCGCCGCGCGCAGTGCGTCGGTCCACGCCAAAACCTCAGCGGTACTGTCACATTGCACCATCAGCGCCTGGTCACCGTAGTCCAGAACGGTGCGCGCCATCGCGTCGGCTGCCGGGTCGCTGGACACGTTCGTCACACTCATCTTTCGACGGTAGCCCCGTTATCGGGGCTCGGGCGAGGGATCTTCGAGCACTGCCAGAGGTGCCTTAGCAAACGCTCATGAGGACGCGGTCAGCGGCAGTGCCAACCAGGAATTCAGCCCAGGATTGCGCCGATCTGCGGGGGCAGCTGATCGGCCACCAGAGGATAACTCAGCGGCGATGCGAACGCGATCGCGCCGGCGAGGTCTTTGGTGGTGAAGATGTGGCGCTTCTGGGCGGTGGCCCCGGCGGCCGCTATCGCGGGGTCGGCCAGCAACGCCTGTTGGTCCTCCGGGCTTTCGGTGGACCAGATCAGCACATCGGCGGAGTCGAGCACGTCCTTGATGTGCTCGGGAGGGATGACAGCGACGTGGTCGGCGGCGTAGGGCTTGATGGCGTCGGAGACGACCAGACCCATCTGGTTGAGGAAGTCGGTGCGCCAGCCGGCCATGGTGGCGATCACGTTTCCCTGCCGCAGCCTGCCCTGCAGCAGCAGCGCCTTCTTGCCCTTCCACTGCGGATTCCTCTCGGCGACCTCGACGAACTTGCGGTCGACGTCGTCGATCAGCGCCTTCATCTGGTCGGCCTGGAAAACCGCCTGGCCGATGGTGGTCGCCTGGTCCTTCCACGGTTCGAAGAACGCGTCGCCGTCGGACTGCGGGATGGTCGGGGCGATCGCCGACAGCTTTTGATAGGTGTCGGCGTCGACGCCGGCGTTGATGGCCACGATCAGGTCGGGCTTCAGGCCGGCAATCTGATCGACGGCAATTCCGTTGTCCAGGTTCAACACAACCGGCTGCGCCGCTCCGAGCTTGGGTTGGGCCCACGGCCATACGGCGAACGGTTGGTCGCCGAACCAGTTGGTCACCGCGATCGGCACCACACCCACGGCCAGTAAGTCGTCCTGTTCGGTGAGGCCCGCACTGACCACGCGCGTGGGCGGCTCTTTGACGACGGTCTTGCCGAATAGGTGAGTGATGGTCACCGCCCCACCGCCGGGTCTGCCCGGTTTCGGTTCGTGTGACGAACACGCCGAAATCCCAGCGGCGACGAGCCCTGTTGCTCCTGCGACCTGCAGGAATCCGCGCCGACTCCATCCCTGTTGCACCGCGTGAGACTATCGCGTGCCCGTCTCGGCTCACCGCCGCGCAATGCCGGTGCGTCCCCACCGTCGCCGCATTTTTCTGACAGGCATCGCAAGACCGTTGTGATATTTGCTTTTCGGCCACGTAACTGCGGGCGCCGGAGCCGGTAACAGCGCGCCGTTAGCGTCGAGCCATGACGATTGCCCCGGTAATCCAGCAGGCGCCACCGCGCGCGCCTTATGTCGAAGGTCCCTGGATTGACGACTGGCGCCCGGAAGACCCCGAGTTCTGGGAGCGCACCGGCAGACCGATCGCCCGTCGTAACCTCGTTTTCTCCATCTTCGCCGAGCACATCGGGTTCAGCGTGTGGATGCTGTGGAGCATCGTGGTGGTACATATGACGGCCGTCGGTGGCCACCCCGCGCCCTCTGGCTGGGCGCTGTCGCCTAGCCAGGCGCTATGTCTGGTCGCGGTGCCCAGCGGGGTTGGTGCGTTGCTGCGGTTGCCCTACACATTTGCCGTCCCGATCTTCGGTGGCCGCAACTGGACGATCATCTCGGCAACTTTGTTGGTCGTTCCCTGTCTGCTGCTGTCCTGGGCGGTAAGTCATCCAGGCATACCGTTCGTGCTGCTGATCGTGATCGCCGCGACGGCTGGGGTAGGGGGCGGCAACTTCGCCTCATCGATGGCCAACATCTCGTTCTTCTTCCCGGAGCGCGACAAGGGCTGGGCGCTGGGTCTCAACGCGGCCGGGGGCAACATCGGGGTTGCGGTGGTGCAGAAGGTCATTCCGTCGGTCGTGGTCGCCGGTGGCGGGGTGGCGCTGGCGCGTGCCGGATTGTTGTTCGTCCCGTTGGCCGTGGCCGCCGCGGTATGTGCCTACCTGTTCATGAACAACCTCACCGAGGCCAAAGCCGACGTGAAACCCGTTTGGCAGGCATTGCGGCACACCGACACCTGGGTCTTGTCGTTGTTGTACATCGGTACCTTCGGATCCTTCATCGGCTACTCGGCGGCCTTCCCGACGCTGCTGACCAGCGTCTTCGGCCGCGGCGACATCGCGTTGGGCTGGGCTTTCCTGGGCGCTGCCATCGGATCCGTCATCCGTCCGCTGGGTGGCAGGCTCGCCGACCGGATCGGCGGTGCCCGGATCACCGCGGGCAGCTTCGTCATGCTCGCGGTCGGGGCGGCGGCGGCGCTGTGGTCGGTTCAGGCGGTCGACTTGCGGCTGTTCTTCCTCAGCTTCATGTTCTTGTTCGTGGCCACCGGTATCGGCAACGGATCGACCTACCGGATGATCTCCCGGATTTTCACGGTCAAAGGTGAACTCGCGGGCGGTGACCCCGACACCATGGTCCGGATGCGCCGCCAGGCCGCCGGCGCGTTGGGCGTCATCTCCGCAGTCGGTGCCCTTGGCGGGTTTCTGGTGCCGTTGGCGTATGCGTGGTCCAAGGCGCAGTTCGGCAGCATCGAACCGGCGCTGCGGTTCTATGTGATCTTCTTCGTGGGCCTGCTGGTGGTGACGTGGTACCGCTACCTGCGCAGGACAGCCGGGACGAGTCGGGTCTGATCACGTGTCTGTGGGTTTCGGCTTGGGCGGATAGTCCGGCCAGGGGCTGTAGTCGGCGATCAGCTCTTCCTGCGCGGGACGTTGGTCGGGCGGCACGTGCTGCAGGTTGATCCGGATCCGGTACCAGATGGAACTGGGCCCGCGCATCCCGTCGACCAGCACGTCGGCGGGCTGCAGCAGGTCGGCTGTGGCGGGATGGCGGTGGCGCCAGGTGTCCAGCGCGGCCATCGCCTCGTCCCGGGTCTTGGTGCGCGCGACCTCGATGAGCGGCTTGGAGGATCGGCGCCGGCCGCCGGCCCGTGGGCCGGCGCCTTTGGGCGCCTTTTCCGGGGGCCCCAATTCCTCGGCCAGCATGAGCAGCCGGTCCAGGTGGCCCACGGCGTCGTCGATCCCCGCCCACGGGTCACCCATCTCGGCGAACCGGTCCGGAACGGTGCCCAGGGTGAAGACGTCCGGATGGCAGTCGGGTACCTCGTCCCAGTGCAGCGGCGTGGACACCCGGGCGTCGGGGGTGGCCCGCACCGAATAGGCCGACGCGACGGTGCGGTCCTTGGCGTTCTGGTTGAAGTCGACGAACACGCCCTCGCGTTCCTCCTTCCACCAGCGGCTGGTTGCGGCGTCGGGCACCCGCCGTTCGACTTCGCGCGCAACGGTCTGGGCAGCCAGCCGGACCTTCGAGAACGGCCAGCGCGGCGCGATCCGGGCATACACATGGAAGCCGCGCGCCCCGGACGTTTTGGGCCAGCCGGTCAGGCCGTAGTCCTCGAGCACCTCACGCACCACCAGGGCGACGTCGATGATGTGCCGCCACTCGACGCCCGGCATCGGGTCCAGGTCGATCCGCAGCTCGTCGGGATGGTCGAGGTCACCGGCCAGCACCGGATGCGGATTGAGGTCGACGCAGCCCAGATTGACCACCCAGGCCAGTCCCGCCGCGTCGTGGATGACGGCTTCCTTGGCGGACGTGCCCGACGCGTAACGCAGTTCGGCGACGTCGACCCAGTCCGGGCGGTTGGCGGGTGCGCGCTTCTGGAACACCGCTTCTTCGGAGATGCCTTTGACGAAGCGCTTCAAAATCATCGGCCGGCCGGAAACCCCGCGCAGCGCGCCATCGGCAACGGAGAGGTAGTAACGCACCAGGTCGAGCTTGGTGTGTCCGGATCGGCCGTCCGGGCCGGGAAACACCACCCGGTCGGGATGGGTGATGGTGACGCGGTGTCCGGCGACGTCCAGTGATGCCGGACCGGTCATGGGAGTCCATGCTAATTCCGGAATACCTTCTGGTCGCTTTGCGACCCCCGTCACATATTGTGAGGTTATGCCTAACCTCAGTGACTTGCCCGGGCTCGGAAAGATCCAGCAATACGTCGACCGCGGTACCTCCGAACTGCACTACGTGCGCAAGATCGTCGAATCGGGCGCGTTCCGGCTGGAGTCGCCGCTGAACTATGCCGCGATGGCAAACGAAATCGTGAAGTGGGGCGAGTTCGGCATGCTGCCGTCGTTGAATGCCCGACGCCATCCGGACCGGGCGGCCTGTATCGACGAAGACGGCGAGTTCACCTACAAGGAGCTCGACGACGCCGCCCACGCTCTGGCCAACGCCCTGCTCGCCAAGGGGGTTCGGGCCGGCGACGGGGTGGCTCTTTTGGCGCGCAACCACCGCTGGTTCCTCATCGCCAACTACGGCGCCGCCCGGGTGGGCGCCCGCATCATCCTGCTGAACAGCGAGTTCTCGGGCCCGCAGATCAAGGAGGTGTCGGAACGCGAAGGCGCCAAGCTGATCATCTACGACGACGAGTACACCAAGGCCGTCAGCAAGGCCGAGCCGCCGTTGGGCAAGCTCCGCGCCCTGGGCACCAACCCCGATAAAGATGAGCCGTCCGGCAGCACCGACGAGACCCTCGCCGACCTGATCGCGCGCAGCAGCACCGCGCCCGCTCCCAAGGCCGGCAAGCACGCGTCGATCATCATCCTGACCAGCGGCACCACCGGAACCCCGAAGGGTGCCAATCGCAGTACCCCGCCGACGCTGGCGCCCGTCGGCGGCATCCTGTCGCATGTTCCCTTCAAGGCCAACGAGGTGACGTCGCTGCCGGCGCCGATGTTCCACGCGCTGGGTTACCTGCACGCCACCATCGCGATGTTCCTGGGGTCGACGCTGGTGCTGCGACGGAAGTTCAAGCCGCCGCTGGTGCTGCAAGACATCGAGAAGCACAAGGTGACCGCCATGGTGGTGGTGCCGGTGATGCTGTCGCGCATTCTCGACGCGATCGAGAAGATGCACAAAAAGCCCGATCTGTCCAGCCTGAAGATCGTGTTCGTTTCCGGTTCGCAGTTGGGCGCCGAGTTGGCCTCGCGCGCGCTCAAGGACCTCGGGCCGGTCATCTACAACATGTACGGCTCGACCGAGATCGCCTTCGCCACCATCGCCGGACCCAAGGACCTGGAGCGCAACCCGGCGACGGTGGGGCCGGTCGTCAAGGGCGTGAAGGTCAAGATCCTCGACGAGAACGGCAAGGAGCTGCCACAGGGCGAGGTCGGCCGGATCTTCGTCGGCAATGCCTTCCCGTTCGAGGGCTACACCGGCGGCGGGCACAAGCAGATCATCGACGGGCTGATGTCGTCGGGTGACGTCGGTTATTTCGACGAGCACAACCTGCTCTACGTCAGCGGCCGCGACGACGAGATGATCGTCTCCGGCGGCGAGAACGTGTTCCCCGCCGAGGTGGAGGACCTGATCAGCGGACATCCCGACGTGGTGGAGGCCACCGCGATCGGTGTCGAGGACAAGGAGTGGGGCGCCCGGCTGCGCGCCTTCGTGGTGAAGAAGCCCGATGCCGAGGTCGACGAGGACACCATCAAGCACTATGTGCGCGACCACCTTGCGCGGTACAAGGTGCCGCGGGAGGTGATCTTCATCGACGAGCTGCCGCGCAATCCCACCGGCAAGATTCTCAAGCGTGAACTGCGCGAGATGGAGATCTAGCGGCGCGACCAGACGCAGAATCGCATGGCGCGCCGGGCGCGCCTGCGATTCTGCGTCTGCTCGCCGCGGGGAACTTAGGGGTCGCGGGGCAGGCCGAGCAGCCGCTCGGCGATGATATTCAGCTGCACTTCCGACGTGCCGCCATAGATCGTCGTGGCCCGGCTGGCCAGCAGGTATTCGCCCCACTTGCCCGGCAATTGGTCCGGGTCGCCGATCGCGGCGTCCGTGCCGAACGTCGACACCGCGAATTCGGCGTAGCCCTGCCCGGTGCGCATCGACAACAGCTTGGAAATCGCAGCCGACGGCATGGGATCACCGCCGGCGATGGTCAACAGCGTCGACCGTAGGTTGAGCACCTTGACCGCATGACCCTCGGCGATCAGCTGGCCGGCGCGGTGGTGGGCGACCTGGTCGAAATGGCCGTCGCGGACGAACTCCACGAATTGCGGCAGAGTAGCCAGGAAGTTGGCGTCGCTGCTGCCGATCGACACGCGTTCGGCCGTCAACGTGTTGCGGCTGACCTCCCAGCCCCGGTTCACGTCACCGAGCACCAGCTCGTCGGGGACGAACACGTCGTCGAGGTAGACGGTGTTGAACATCGCGTGGCCCGTCAGTTCACGCAGCGGCTTTACCTGCACGCCTTGGCTTTTCATGTCCAGCAGGAAATAGGTGATGCCGTTGTGCTTCGGCGCGTTCGGGTCGGTCCTGGCTAGCAGTGCGCCGTAGTGCGCGTATTGGGCGGCGGTCGTCCAGATCTTCTGGCCGGTGATGCGCCAGCCGCCGTCGACCCGGGTCGCTTTCGTGGTCAGCCCCGCCAGGTCCGAGCCGGCGCCGGGCTCGGAAAACAGCTGGCACCAGATCATGTCGCCGCGGAAGGTCGGCGGCAGGAAGCGCTGCTTCTGCTCTTCGGTGCCGAACGCGACGATCGACGGGACGACCCAGTTGGCGATGCCGAGCTGCGGCCGCTTGACCCGGCCGCTGGTGAACTCCTGGGCGATGATGATCTGCTCGACCGGGCTGGACGCTCGCCCCCACGGCTTGGGCAGATGCGGCAGCGCCCAGCCGGCCTCGGCGAGCGCGACCCTGCGTTGCTCGCGCGGCATCGCCTTCAGGGCGGCTACCTCGGCCCGAATCTCGGCCCGCAGCTTCTCGGTGTCGGGGTCCAAGTCGATGTCCACCGGCCGCATCCCCGTGGTGGTCGCGGTGTCCACCACCCGCTGTGGGTAGGTGGTGTGGCGGCCGAAGCAGGCGGCCAGCATCAGCGCGCGGCGGTAGTAAATGTTCGTGTCGTGCTCCCAGGTGTATCCGATGCCGCCGTGAACCTGGATGCAGTCCTGCGTGCAGCGCTGGGCGGCGGTCGGCGCCAGGGTTGCCGCCACCGCCGCGGCGAACTCGACGTCCGGGCTGCCCTCGTCTAGGGCGCGGGCGGCGTCCCACACTGCGGCGGTGGCGCGTTCGGTGTCGGCGATCATCTCGGCGCACTTGTGTTTGATCGCCTGGAACTGGCCGATCGGCCTGCCGAACTGTTCGCGGATCTTGGCGTAGCTTGATGCGGTGTCGGTGGCCCAGCGGGCCACACCCACGGCTTCGGCCGACAGCAGCGTGGACATCAGCGCGTGGGCGGTGGTCATGCTCAGATTGCTCAGCACGACGTCGTCTGTGACCTCGACGGCGTTGGCCCGCACGTGTGCGATGGGCCGCAGCGGGTCCAGACTGCGGACCGGCTCGATTTCGAGCTGCTCGGCCCGCAGCACCACCCACTCCTCGCCGCTGTCGATGGCCACCGGCAGCACCAGGATGGCCGCCTGAGCCGCCGCGGGAACCGCGCGGACCTCGCCGCGGATCACCAGGATGTCACCCTGACGGGTGGCGGTCAGCCCGGAATCCAGCGCGTACGCGGCAATGGCCGCCCCGGTGGCCAGTTCGGAAAGCACCTTGGCCTCGGGGTCGTGCACCGCAATCAGCGCGCTGGCAAGGGCCGACGGGACGAACGGTCCGGGCACCGCCCCGTAGCCGAACTCGGCCAGCACCACGGCCAGCTCGAGGATGCCGAATCCCTGTCCGCCCACGGATTCGGCCAGGTGCACCCCTTGCAATCCTTGTTCGGCGGCTGCCTGCCAGTACGGCGGCGGGTTCGCAACCGGGGTTTCTAGAGCAGCATGCAGCATCTCAGATGGCGCCACCCGCGCCACCAGGGATCGCACCGAATCGGCGAGGTCTTGATGTTCACGGGTGATTGCGATCGGCATTGTTCGCCTTCCCTTGCGTGAGTTCCTTCCAAGCTAACAACCGGTGGGTTGGTTGACCAGGTTGGCCAACGGCTGCCCGTCGCGCAACCGCCGGCAATTCCGGACGGCCTCGGTCAGATAGCGCCGCATCGTGTCGGCGGTGTACCAGGTGACATGCGGTGTCAGCACGACGTTGTCCAGCGTTAGCAGCGGGTTGTCGGGCGCAACCGGCTCGACGGCGAAAACGTCTAGCCCCGCTGCGGCCAGCCGCCCACCGCGCAACGCGGCCACCAGGGCATCCTCGTCGACCACCGCTCCCCGAGACGTGTCCACCAGCACCGAATCCGGCCTCATCCGGGCCAGCGCCCCGGCATCGATCAGCTGCTCGGTGTCGGTGGTCAACGGTACGTGCAGGGAGACGATATCGCTGCCGGCCAACAGTTGCGGCAGCGGACGCCAGCCGGGTCGCCCGTCGTCGCGGGTGCTCGTGTGCAGCACGGTGGCCCCCATCGCGGCGACAATGGTCGCGACCCGTTTGGCGACGTTCCCGTAGCCGATCAACCCGACCGTGCAACTGCCGATATCGCGAACTGTCTCGCCCAGTTGCGGGTCTGCTGGCCAGCCCCGGTCCTCGCGCACCGCGGCATCGAGTGTCGGTAGCCGGCGCAGCGCGGCCAGCATCAGCAGCACCGTGCCCTCGGCGACCGAGGGAGCGTTGGCGCCCGGCATATTGGCCACCGCGATACCGCGCCGCGTCGCTGCCGCCACGTCGATGGTGTTCACCCCGGCGCCGAATTTGTGCACCAGCCGCAGCCGGGGGCCTTGTGCCAAGTCTTCACCCGTCAATGGGCGAAGCACATGCCATATCACTTCTGCTTCGTGCAGTTCGCGGTAGAAGCCGGTGTCGTCATTGTCGGCGCACCATCGGATGTCGAGCCAATCACGTTCGGCCGCAACGAGATCAAGGACCTTATCGCCGGGAGCGAAGTGGGCGAGAACTCTCAGCGCCACCGGTCGGCGATCCAGTTGGCGATGGTGTCGGCCTGCTCGTCGCGCGCACCCGGTGTGGTGAAGTAGTGGTCGGTGTCGATCGAGGTCCGGGTCTTGTCGGTGCCGGCGAGCGCGTCGTAGATGCGTTGGGCGTCTGAGGGAAAAACTCCGGTGTCGGCGTCGGCGTTGATCACCAGCGCCGGGCAGGTGATGCGGGCCAAGTGCGGCTCGGCCCGGGTCTGGGCCTCCCGCAGACTCCACATGCCCAGCCAGTTGCGCAGTGTGCAGGCCGCGGCGATGCCGTGCGCGGAGCGGTTGGCTTTCAGGGGCGTGCCCGCGTAGCACGAGTTTGGCTGACGTTTGGTCGGTTCGATGGTGGCGTCGACCATACGGGGGTCGGCCCAGGTTCGCATCACGGCAAACGGCCGATCCGAAAAACCTGCGGCGCGTATCCGTTTCAGCTCGGCTTGCGCCCATTCGGTAATGCGCTCGTTGCGCGCTACCTGAGCGGCGCGATATCGGACGAGAAACTCGGGGGAGTAGGGCGGTCCGTGGTCCCTGTTGAACAGGTCCAGATGGGGATCGGTTGCCACCGGGTCATTTTCGTCGACGACGGCGGCGTCCATCCAGGCGGTGAGCACATCAGGGCGGCCGGGGTGGGCGGCGGTGGCGACGTAGCCGTCGGCAGTGGGCAACTCGGTCACCCCGGCCGCCGGGCGCATACCGTCCAGCGGTGTGACGTTCGGGTCGACGGCCTGTGACTGATAGGCGGCCATCAGCGAACCTCCCCCCGAATTACCCAGTAATATCACCGTTTCCACGTCCTTGACCTCGCGCAGCCAGCGCACCCCGACGCCGATGTCGACCAGTGCGTGGTCGAGCAGAAAATTGCTTTCGAAACCGCGAAACCTGGTGTTCCAGCCCAGAAATGCGACGCCTCGGGTGGCCATGTACTCGGCGAGGTAGTGCTCGGAGAAGTCGATCTGGTAGTGGGTGGCGATCATCGCCACCGTAGGTTTGGTTCCGGCGACGTGGTGGTAGAGGCCCTGGCACGGGTGTCCGCCAGCACCGGCGCGTCCGGCGGTCGGCGACGGCAGTCCGACGAATTCGCGTGCTGAATTTGGCAATTCAGTGAACCTCCTCGCCATAAATGGCCCGGTAGTAGATGTTGGCCAGGGTACGAATGCAGGCCTGGTCGTCGGGTTCTCTGGCACGGGCACCGCTGAGCTGGAGGTAGCAGAACTGGTTGAACATGGCCACGATCGCCTCGGCGACAAGCTGGGGGTCGTCGTCGGGGCAAAACCCTTGCGACTGGGCGCGCTGGACCGTTTCGGTGATGAAAGAGAGTGGTATCGCGCATATCTCGGACCAGTATTGCGCGAAGTCGTCGTTGACCATCGCCAGCTGTGACACGCTGATCATCTCCGCGAGGCGGTTGCGGTAGGTCTGCCAGTGCGCGGCCGCAGCCTCGTATGCGCGCTCACGGTTGGACAGGCCATGCCGGGTCACGGACTGGGCCCGCTCGTTGGCTTCGTCGCGGAAGCCCAGTGCCCACTGACGCACCATGGCTTCCTTGGAGTCGTAGTAGTTGTAGAAGGATGCTGTCGATCGGCCGGCCTCGGCGGCAATGTCGGCGACGGTCGTGGCCAGGATTCCCTTGCGCGCGATAACCGTTCGAGCGGCCGTGTCGATCGCCGCGTGGGTCCGCCGGCCGCGGTGCGTCGGAAACACGGACACCGGGCGCACCTCCTCTGGAGCGAAACTGAACCTGATGTTAGATTCATATTTACGTCTTAGCCAGGGGTCGGGGGACCGATCGGAGCCGCACGATGATCAAGCCGCACAACACCAACACCGAGTTCGAACTCGGCGGAATCAACCACGTCGCGCTGGTGTGTTCGGACATGGCGCGCACCGTGGACTTCTACAGCAACATCCTGGGCATGCCGTTGATCAAATCGCTCGACCTGCCCGGCGGCCAGGGACAGCACTT
Proteins encoded in this window:
- a CDS encoding TetR/AcrR family transcriptional regulator — translated: MSVFPTHRGRRTHAAIDTAARTVIARKGILATTVADIAAEAGRSTASFYNYYDSKEAMVRQWALGFRDEANERAQSVTRHGLSNRERAYEAAAAHWQTYRNRLAEMISVSQLAMVNDDFAQYWSEICAIPLSFITETVQRAQSQGFCPDDDPQLVAEAIVAMFNQFCYLQLSGARAREPDDQACIRTLANIYYRAIYGEEVH
- a CDS encoding acyl-CoA dehydrogenase; translation: MPIAITREHQDLADSVRSLVARVAPSEMLHAALETPVANPPPYWQAAAEQGLQGVHLAESVGGQGFGILELAVVLAEFGYGAVPGPFVPSALASALIAVHDPEAKVLSELATGAAIAAYALDSGLTATRQGDILVIRGEVRAVPAAAQAAILVLPVAIDSGEEWVVLRAEQLEIEPVRSLDPLRPIAHVRANAVEVTDDVVLSNLSMTTAHALMSTLLSAEAVGVARWATDTASSYAKIREQFGRPIGQFQAIKHKCAEMIADTERATAAVWDAARALDEGSPDVEFAAAVAATLAPTAAQRCTQDCIQVHGGIGYTWEHDTNIYYRRALMLAACFGRHTTYPQRVVDTATTTGMRPVDIDLDPDTEKLRAEIRAEVAALKAMPREQRRVALAEAGWALPHLPKPWGRASSPVEQIIIAQEFTSGRVKRPQLGIANWVVPSIVAFGTEEQKQRFLPPTFRGDMIWCQLFSEPGAGSDLAGLTTKATRVDGGWRITGQKIWTTAAQYAHYGALLARTDPNAPKHNGITYFLLDMKSQGVQVKPLRELTGHAMFNTVYLDDVFVPDELVLGDVNRGWEVSRNTLTAERVSIGSSDANFLATLPQFVEFVRDGHFDQVAHHRAGQLIAEGHAVKVLNLRSTLLTIAGGDPMPSAAISKLLSMRTGQGYAEFAVSTFGTDAAIGDPDQLPGKWGEYLLASRATTIYGGTSEVQLNIIAERLLGLPRDP
- a CDS encoding 2-hydroxyacid dehydrogenase, whose amino-acid sequence is MALRVLAHFAPGDKVLDLVAAERDWLDIRWCADNDDTGFYRELHEAEVIWHVLRPLTGEDLAQGPRLRLVHKFGAGVNTIDVAAATRRGIAVANMPGANAPSVAEGTVLLMLAALRRLPTLDAAVREDRGWPADPQLGETVRDIGSCTVGLIGYGNVAKRVATIVAAMGATVLHTSTRDDGRPGWRPLPQLLAGSDIVSLHVPLTTDTEQLIDAGALARMRPDSVLVDTSRGAVVDEDALVAALRGGRLAAAGLDVFAVEPVAPDNPLLTLDNVVLTPHVTWYTADTMRRYLTEAVRNCRRLRDGQPLANLVNQPTGC
- a CDS encoding alpha/beta hydrolase, which codes for MPNSAREFVGLPSPTAGRAGAGGHPCQGLYHHVAGTKPTVAMIATHYQIDFSEHYLAEYMATRGVAFLGWNTRFRGFESNFLLDHALVDIGVGVRWLREVKDVETVILLGNSGGGSLMAAYQSQAVDPNVTPLDGMRPAAGVTELPTADGYVATAAHPGRPDVLTAWMDAAVVDENDPVATDPHLDLFNRDHGPPYSPEFLVRYRAAQVARNERITEWAQAELKRIRAAGFSDRPFAVMRTWADPRMVDATIEPTKRQPNSCYAGTPLKANRSAHGIAAACTLRNWLGMWSLREAQTRAEPHLARITCPALVINADADTGVFPSDAQRIYDALAGTDKTRTSIDTDHYFTTPGARDEQADTIANWIADRWR